In Mustelus asterias chromosome 28, sMusAst1.hap1.1, whole genome shotgun sequence, a single window of DNA contains:
- the chchd1 gene encoding small ribosomal subunit protein mS37, producing the protein MAASGVSVQARVARLLSRQHGRPVLRPNKALVLADRVANRKSRLGEATCITEMSVMMACWKQNEFSEAACAQEIQAFYTCTAKAEAERKARARLDSVGQTNTLTPKQATKLLQRYPNKKQVT; encoded by the exons ATGGCGGCGTCGGGAGTGAGTGTCCAGGCTCGGGTGGCCCGGCTGCTGAGCCGGCAGCACGGGAGGCCGGTGCTGAGGCCCAACAAGGCGCTGGTGCTGGCCGACAGGGTGGCGAACAGGAAGAGCCGGCTGGGAG AGGCCACGTGTATCACGGAGATGTCAGTGATGATGGCTTGCTGGAAGCAAAACGAGTTCAGTGAGGCAGCCTGCGCCCAAGAGATCCAAGCATTCTACACGTGCACAGCCAAAGCTGAG GCTGAACGAAAAGCAAGAGCAAGGTTGGACAGTGTGGGACAAACCAATACCTTGACTCCCAAACAAGCTACAAAGTTACTGCAGAGATACCCTAACAAAAAGCAAGTGACATAA